A window from Cryobacterium sp. SO1 encodes these proteins:
- a CDS encoding glycosyltransferase, with amino-acid sequence MPAETRPIRVLIAADTFAPDVNGAARFAERLAAGLVSRGHVVQIMAPAPTRKYGTWTEVHEGESMTVHRLHSWRWRPHDWLRFALPWIVRAKSRAILDSFQPDVVHFQSHIVVGRGVSIEAEKRGIRIIGTNHFMPENMLQFSLVPKGFQDQLVRALWKDAEHTFKRAEAVTTPTRRAAEFLEKYTGLSGVQAISCGINADNYSPRFAPRTENRILFVGRVTGEKQIDVLVQAVALLDTSLEVQVEIVGGGDQRRNLEHLVESLGLSRQFTFTGYVTDEELREAYSRATVFAMPSIAELQSIATMEAMASGLPVVAANAMALPHLVHDGQNGYLFEPGSAQDLADKLSLVFSRSPEELDALKHESLKLIEAHDIKRTLNTFERLYRGESTVDPNLATLGSPSATHPEVLDAAPSRD; translated from the coding sequence CCGCCGATACGTTCGCCCCCGATGTGAACGGTGCTGCCCGGTTCGCCGAGCGGCTCGCCGCCGGCCTGGTCAGTCGCGGTCACGTGGTGCAGATCATGGCGCCGGCCCCGACACGCAAGTACGGCACCTGGACCGAGGTGCACGAGGGTGAATCCATGACCGTGCACCGCCTGCACAGCTGGCGCTGGCGACCGCACGACTGGCTGCGTTTCGCCTTGCCGTGGATCGTGCGCGCCAAGAGCCGTGCCATTCTCGACTCCTTCCAGCCCGACGTGGTGCACTTCCAGTCCCACATCGTGGTCGGCCGGGGGGTGTCCATCGAAGCGGAGAAGCGCGGCATCCGCATCATCGGAACCAATCACTTCATGCCTGAGAACATGCTGCAGTTCTCGCTGGTCCCCAAGGGCTTCCAGGACCAACTCGTCCGGGCGCTGTGGAAAGACGCCGAGCACACCTTCAAACGTGCGGAGGCCGTCACCACGCCAACCCGCCGGGCGGCCGAGTTCCTGGAGAAGTACACCGGCCTGTCCGGAGTGCAGGCCATCTCCTGCGGCATCAACGCTGACAACTATTCGCCCAGGTTTGCTCCGCGGACCGAGAACCGGATACTCTTCGTCGGCCGGGTCACCGGGGAGAAACAGATCGACGTCCTGGTGCAGGCCGTCGCCCTGCTCGACACAAGCCTCGAGGTCCAGGTGGAGATCGTCGGCGGCGGCGACCAGCGACGTAACCTCGAGCACCTCGTGGAGTCGCTTGGCTTGAGCCGCCAGTTCACCTTCACCGGGTACGTCACCGACGAGGAACTCCGCGAGGCGTACTCGCGGGCCACGGTGTTCGCGATGCCGTCCATCGCGGAGCTGCAGAGCATCGCGACCATGGAGGCGATGGCCTCCGGGCTCCCGGTCGTCGCCGCCAACGCGATGGCGTTGCCGCACCTGGTGCACGACGGGCAGAACGGGTATCTGTTCGAACCGGGCAGCGCCCAGGACCTGGCCGACAAGCTCAGCCTGGTGTTCTCCCGGTCGCCGGAGGAGCTGGACGCCCTCAAGCATGAGTCGTTGAAGCTCATCGAGGCCCACGACATCAAGCGCACCCTGAACACTTTCGAACGCCTCTACCGTGGCGAATCGACGGTGGACCCGAACCTTGCAACGCTGGGGAGTCCGTCCGCGACCCACCCGGAGGTGCTGGACGCGGCGCCGTCCCGCGACTGA
- a CDS encoding bifunctional 3'-5' exonuclease/DNA polymerase: MYILVTGSPSERIRVQELDSAGAAAGLDRRLTTPEFLALLREREHDVVRWVWADTARIYPVVLRGNVRVARCHDLRLCHVILRNSALTGGSVLANAPASRWDTPAAPAAEPAAVGATLFEMDLGAAQYDGTGHDGAGSLPDDALAEFQAQLTAIRTCVEPGRLRLLLAAESVGALIAAEMQFAGLPWRSAIHDRLLTAELGPRVAAGIRPARLEELAAGIRAELGDQTVNPDSPPELLKALNRAGLRVASTRAWELEKLDHPVIEPLLRYKKLSRLLAANGWHWMESWIIDDRFHPEYLPGGVVTGRWATRGGGALQLPRQIRGAVVADPGWSFVVADAAQLEPRILAALSSDAAMAAAGRGTDLYAGIVASGVVETRAHAKVAMLGAMYGATSGESGRLLPRLARVYPRALAFTETAARAGERGDVVSTRLGRSSPRPGLGWQDDQARASEAGATAADERRARSQARDWGRFTRNFIVQGSAAEWALCWMAEIRKGLTALSASVPATGTAVQGLTTRGEFEVAPHLVFFLHDEVIVHTPAALADDVARIVTEAAGAAGRLLFGDFPVDFPLTCVVVDSYADAK, from the coding sequence GTGTACATTCTGGTGACCGGGTCTCCCTCGGAGCGGATCAGGGTCCAGGAACTGGACTCCGCCGGTGCAGCCGCCGGGTTGGACCGGCGACTGACGACTCCTGAGTTCCTCGCCCTGCTCCGCGAGCGTGAACACGACGTCGTCCGCTGGGTCTGGGCGGACACCGCGCGGATCTACCCGGTTGTCCTGCGGGGGAACGTCAGGGTGGCGCGCTGCCACGATCTGCGGCTCTGCCACGTCATCCTGCGGAATTCCGCACTGACAGGCGGCAGCGTCCTGGCGAACGCGCCGGCGAGCCGGTGGGACACGCCGGCCGCGCCCGCAGCGGAGCCGGCGGCTGTCGGGGCCACCCTGTTCGAGATGGACCTCGGTGCGGCCCAGTACGACGGGACTGGGCACGACGGGGCTGGGTCGCTCCCGGATGACGCGCTGGCGGAGTTCCAGGCTCAGCTGACGGCCATCCGCACCTGTGTCGAGCCGGGCCGGCTGCGCCTGCTTCTGGCCGCGGAATCCGTCGGCGCCCTGATCGCCGCCGAGATGCAGTTCGCCGGGCTGCCCTGGCGCAGCGCGATCCACGACAGGCTGCTCACCGCCGAGCTCGGTCCGCGGGTTGCCGCGGGAATCCGTCCGGCGCGCTTGGAGGAACTGGCGGCCGGCATCCGCGCCGAACTGGGCGACCAGACCGTCAACCCCGATTCGCCGCCGGAACTGCTCAAGGCGCTCAACCGCGCCGGGCTGCGCGTGGCGAGCACGCGCGCGTGGGAGCTTGAGAAACTCGACCATCCCGTCATCGAGCCCCTGCTGCGCTACAAGAAGCTCTCCAGACTCCTGGCCGCCAACGGGTGGCACTGGATGGAGAGCTGGATCATCGACGACCGTTTCCACCCCGAATACCTGCCCGGCGGTGTGGTCACCGGACGATGGGCGACTCGTGGCGGCGGCGCGCTGCAACTGCCCCGGCAGATTCGCGGCGCCGTCGTCGCCGACCCGGGCTGGAGCTTCGTGGTGGCGGATGCCGCCCAATTGGAGCCCCGGATCCTGGCGGCGCTGTCGAGCGACGCCGCGATGGCCGCGGCGGGCCGTGGAACAGACCTCTACGCGGGCATCGTGGCCAGCGGAGTGGTGGAGACCAGGGCACACGCCAAGGTCGCCATGCTCGGCGCCATGTACGGCGCCACCTCTGGGGAGAGCGGGCGGCTGCTCCCGCGCCTGGCACGCGTGTACCCGCGGGCGCTTGCCTTTACCGAGACGGCGGCCAGGGCGGGGGAGCGCGGCGACGTGGTCAGTACCCGGCTGGGCCGGTCCTCGCCGCGCCCGGGGCTCGGCTGGCAGGACGACCAGGCGCGCGCGTCTGAGGCCGGGGCTACCGCGGCCGATGAGCGCAGGGCCAGGAGCCAGGCCAGGGACTGGGGCCGGTTCACCCGCAACTTCATCGTGCAGGGAAGCGCCGCCGAGTGGGCCCTGTGTTGGATGGCCGAGATCCGGAAGGGCCTGACCGCGCTGTCGGCATCGGTCCCGGCCACCGGGACCGCTGTGCAGGGGCTGACCACACGCGGCGAGTTCGAGGTCGCCCCGCATCTGGTCTTTTTCCTGCACGACGAAGTCATCGTGCACACTCCGGCCGCGCTGGCCGACGACGTCGCACGGATAGTCACCGAGGCTGCCGGGGCAGCGGGACGACTGCTGTTCGGGGACTTCCCGGTCGATTTTCCGCTCACCTGCGTGGTGGTGGACAGTTACGCGGACGCGAAATAG
- a CDS encoding PadR family transcriptional regulator: MVSVRNSLLAILTMGPAYGFQLHGELATRTAGRRSVNVGQIYSTLERLTRQGAVEDAGSTPDGLPLYRLTAPGRVEALAWLQDTDSGSGAEWNDMLDRVLIASSLPHVDLAPVLAGYRTAWLVRPDRGGDSRRSIVETGQERLGRSAQDLQARAALAWLDTVADAVADTVADTVAPDTPVQLHRGLSQLRPKRGRRPATPA, translated from the coding sequence ATGGTGTCGGTTCGAAACTCGCTGCTGGCGATCCTCACGATGGGCCCCGCCTACGGCTTCCAACTGCACGGTGAGCTGGCGACCAGGACCGCGGGCCGGCGCTCGGTCAACGTGGGTCAGATCTACAGCACCCTGGAGCGCCTGACGCGCCAGGGCGCCGTAGAGGACGCGGGCAGCACCCCCGACGGGTTGCCGCTCTACAGGCTCACCGCTCCCGGCCGTGTGGAGGCACTGGCCTGGCTGCAGGACACCGACAGCGGCTCCGGCGCCGAGTGGAACGACATGCTGGACCGGGTGCTGATCGCCTCCTCCCTTCCCCACGTCGATCTCGCACCGGTGCTGGCGGGTTACCGGACTGCCTGGCTGGTGCGCCCGGACCGTGGCGGAGACTCCCGCCGGTCAATCGTGGAAACCGGCCAGGAACGGTTGGGCCGATCCGCCCAGGACCTGCAGGCCCGGGCCGCGCTGGCCTGGCTGGACACCGTGGCCGACGCCGTAGCCGACACGGTGGCCGACACAGTGGCCCCAGACACGCCGGTTCAACTGCATCGCGGACTCAGCCAGCTGCGACCCAAGCGGGGCCGCAGGCCCGCCACACCGGCCTGA
- a CDS encoding DUF3145 domain-containing protein — protein sequence MTAPRTRQSPAARGVLYVHSSPAALCPHVEWAASRALDVAVSFDWTEQPALTGSHRAEFFWEGAAGSGATIASALLGWDQLRFEVTEDPGPGRDGGRWLHTPALGIHFAQTDTAGNVVLPEDRLRAAIRAAGTDTVHLHRELRRALGQAWDDELEPYRHASDFSSVVWLHNVG from the coding sequence ATGACGGCACCCCGTACTCGTCAGTCACCGGCTGCACGGGGAGTTTTGTATGTGCATTCGTCGCCTGCCGCGCTGTGCCCGCACGTGGAGTGGGCCGCCAGTCGCGCGCTGGATGTGGCGGTCAGCTTCGACTGGACTGAGCAACCGGCCCTCACCGGTTCCCACCGGGCGGAGTTCTTCTGGGAAGGCGCCGCGGGATCGGGAGCGACGATCGCGTCGGCCCTACTGGGCTGGGATCAGCTGCGATTCGAAGTGACCGAGGACCCCGGGCCCGGCCGGGACGGCGGCCGGTGGCTACACACGCCGGCGCTGGGCATCCACTTCGCCCAGACTGACACGGCGGGAAACGTCGTCCTGCCTGAGGACAGGCTGCGCGCGGCGATCCGTGCCGCCGGCACCGACACCGTGCACCTTCATCGGGAGCTGCGGCGGGCGCTGGGCCAGGCGTGGGATGACGAGCTTGAGCCGTACCGGCACGCCAGCGATTTCTCCAGCGTCGTCTGGCTGCACAACGTCGGCTGA
- a CDS encoding NADP-dependent oxidoreductase — MRAVIIHSSTCIAVEDRTPRAPETGEVRIRVVGAAVNPSDPFLWRLIGSGSIQPGLIPGLDAAGIIDVVGPNETRLSVGQRVMAVVDARRHEGGAQAELVVVPSVSVAPLPDDVDLIEASTLPMTGLTAIEGLRMLDLPPGSTLAVTGGAGQLASFLIPLAKRVGIHIIADARAEDAELVRGFGADDVVPRGESFVDAVLALAPGGVDAIFDTANLTRAVLPAIREGGAIAVIRGWDDQGAPDRRVAVHAVDVGNAMADTASLELLAAQTATGHIRLRVLDTYPPEAAADAYIRMEGGGLRGRLVITF; from the coding sequence GTGCGAGCAGTCATAATCCACAGTTCCACCTGCATCGCGGTCGAAGACCGCACACCACGAGCCCCGGAGACGGGGGAAGTCAGGATCCGCGTCGTCGGGGCCGCTGTGAATCCGTCCGACCCGTTCCTGTGGCGCTTGATCGGCTCAGGATCGATTCAGCCGGGGCTCATTCCCGGGCTCGACGCGGCTGGCATCATCGACGTCGTCGGCCCGAACGAGACGCGCCTCTCCGTCGGGCAACGAGTCATGGCCGTCGTCGACGCGCGCAGGCACGAAGGAGGCGCGCAAGCCGAACTGGTCGTTGTGCCGTCCGTTTCGGTTGCCCCGCTCCCCGACGACGTCGACCTCATCGAGGCCTCCACGCTGCCCATGACTGGCCTCACCGCCATCGAAGGACTGCGCATGCTCGACCTCCCACCCGGCTCCACGCTCGCCGTCACCGGCGGAGCAGGCCAGCTGGCATCATTCCTCATACCCCTCGCCAAGCGGGTCGGAATCCACATCATCGCCGATGCGAGGGCGGAAGACGCCGAGCTCGTCCGAGGTTTCGGGGCGGATGACGTCGTACCTCGAGGGGAGAGTTTTGTCGACGCCGTGCTAGCCCTTGCCCCCGGCGGCGTCGACGCCATCTTCGACACCGCAAATCTCACCAGGGCCGTCCTCCCCGCGATCCGCGAGGGTGGCGCGATCGCCGTCATCCGCGGATGGGACGATCAGGGCGCACCCGACCGACGCGTAGCGGTGCACGCCGTCGACGTCGGCAACGCCATGGCCGACACCGCCTCACTGGAACTACTCGCAGCCCAAACCGCCACCGGGCACATCCGGCTGCGCGTGCTCGACACCTACCCGCCAGAAGCAGCGGCCGACGCCTACATCCGGATGGAGGGCGGCGGGCTGAGGGGACGCCTTGTGATCACCTTCTGA
- a CDS encoding TetR/AcrR family transcriptional regulator yields the protein MTFDLSRPAPRADAQRSRKRLIEAATSAFAREEAPTLKDIAQDAGVGIGTLFRHFPTREALVEEVYRGELVRLCGRAPVLIRDMPADRALREWMRQWSVFVMTKRGMADSLEALVRSGALTKSETVVLLTEAVDVILDAGRASETLRRDARADDVVAALMGTLIVACSPASSDQAARLLDLLLAGLRVAEHR from the coding sequence ATGACTTTCGATCTCTCGCGACCTGCGCCACGAGCCGACGCTCAACGAAGCCGCAAACGCCTTATCGAAGCGGCGACGTCCGCGTTTGCTCGAGAGGAAGCCCCGACCCTGAAAGACATCGCACAAGACGCGGGCGTGGGGATCGGGACTCTCTTCCGTCACTTCCCGACCCGCGAGGCGCTCGTCGAGGAGGTCTACCGCGGCGAGCTGGTACGTCTGTGCGGTCGTGCACCCGTTCTGATCCGGGACATGCCGGCGGATCGGGCGCTCCGCGAGTGGATGAGGCAGTGGAGCGTGTTCGTTATGACCAAACGCGGTATGGCCGACAGCCTGGAAGCCCTCGTGAGATCCGGTGCGCTGACGAAGTCGGAAACCGTAGTTCTCTTGACGGAGGCGGTGGACGTCATTCTCGACGCCGGACGTGCATCGGAAACCCTCCGAAGAGATGCGCGAGCCGACGACGTGGTGGCGGCTCTGATGGGGACTCTGATCGTCGCATGTTCGCCCGCAAGCTCAGACCAGGCGGCACGGCTCCTCGATCTCCTCTTGGCTGGATTGAGGGTTGCCGAGCATCGCTAA
- a CDS encoding beta-ketoacyl synthase, with protein MTKKIVVTGLGATSPLGGNATDTWNALLAGESGASNLDYEWVERTSLPITFAAQARVRPVDVLARQETKRLDPSSQFALIAGREAWADAGMPAVEPERLAVDWATGIGGVWTLLDAWDTLRERGPRRVLPMTVPMLMPNGPGAAIGMDLHARAGITTVVSACASSTESLVNAYNRLQAGLADVVIAGGSEAAIHPLPIASFAAMQALSKRNDSPATASRPYDISRDGFVLGEGAAALVIETEEHALARGAHIYAELLGGSITSDAYHITAPDPEGSAAARAMIATIQNAGADLSDVMHINAHATSTPVGDIAEYNALRRVFGDLLDGIPVSATKASTGHLLGGAGAIEALFTVKALAERILPPTINLTEQDPAIPLDVVTAPRALGTGDLLAISNSFGFGGHNAVVAFRSV; from the coding sequence ATGACCAAAAAAATTGTTGTCACCGGTCTCGGTGCCACCTCGCCCCTGGGCGGGAACGCCACTGACACCTGGAACGCACTCCTCGCCGGCGAGTCCGGCGCATCAAACCTCGACTACGAATGGGTCGAGCGCACGTCGCTCCCCATCACCTTCGCCGCCCAGGCCAGGGTCCGCCCCGTGGACGTTCTCGCCCGCCAGGAGACCAAGCGCCTCGACCCCTCCAGCCAGTTCGCACTGATTGCGGGCCGTGAAGCTTGGGCCGACGCCGGCATGCCCGCCGTTGAACCCGAACGACTCGCCGTGGACTGGGCCACGGGTATCGGCGGCGTCTGGACCCTGCTCGACGCCTGGGACACCCTGCGCGAGCGTGGACCCCGCCGGGTTCTGCCCATGACCGTACCCATGCTGATGCCGAACGGTCCCGGAGCCGCAATCGGCATGGACCTGCACGCGCGCGCCGGCATCACCACCGTGGTCTCAGCGTGCGCCTCGAGCACCGAGTCGCTCGTGAACGCCTACAACCGTCTGCAGGCCGGCCTGGCCGATGTCGTCATCGCCGGCGGCTCGGAAGCGGCCATCCACCCGCTGCCGATCGCGTCGTTCGCGGCCATGCAGGCACTCTCCAAGCGGAACGACTCCCCCGCCACCGCGTCTCGCCCCTACGACATCAGCCGGGACGGCTTCGTCCTGGGCGAGGGTGCCGCCGCGCTGGTCATCGAAACCGAAGAACACGCGCTCGCCCGCGGGGCGCACATCTACGCCGAACTGCTTGGTGGCTCCATCACAAGCGACGCCTATCACATCACGGCTCCGGATCCTGAGGGGTCCGCCGCGGCCCGCGCCATGATCGCGACCATCCAGAACGCCGGTGCGGACCTGTCTGACGTGATGCACATCAACGCCCACGCCACGAGCACCCCGGTCGGTGACATCGCCGAGTACAACGCGCTCCGCCGCGTGTTCGGCGACCTCCTCGACGGCATCCCGGTCTCGGCGACAAAGGCGTCCACCGGCCACCTGCTCGGCGGCGCCGGCGCGATCGAAGCCCTGTTCACGGTCAAGGCCCTGGCCGAGCGGATTCTGCCGCCGACCATCAACCTGACCGAACAGGATCCCGCCATTCCGCTCGACGTGGTCACCGCACCACGTGCGCTGGGCACCGGGGACCTCCTGGCGATCAGCAACTCGTTCGGCTTCGGCGGCCACAACGCCGTCGTCGCGTTCCGCTCGGTCTGA
- a CDS encoding acyl carrier protein produces MALSTEEVLAGLAELINDETGIATDTVELDKSFTDDLDIDSISMMTIVVNAEEKFDVKIPDEEVKNLKTVGDAVEFIVKAQD; encoded by the coding sequence ATGGCATTGTCCACCGAAGAAGTTCTTGCCGGCCTGGCCGAGCTCATCAACGACGAGACGGGCATCGCAACCGACACGGTTGAGCTGGACAAGTCGTTCACCGACGACCTGGACATCGATTCCATCTCGATGATGACCATCGTCGTCAACGCTGAAGAAAAGTTCGACGTCAAGATCCCCGACGAAGAGGTCAAGAACCTCAAGACCGTCGGCGACGCCGTCGAGTTCATCGTCAAGGCCCAGGACTAG
- a CDS encoding beta-ketoacyl-ACP synthase III, which produces MTQPQLLQSQGAQYTRILAVGAARGDLVVPNDDLIGPIDSSDEWIQQRTGIITRTRASQDVQAVDLATTAALEAIERSGIAPELIDAIIIATISNGRQTPSMAAVVAERIGAVPAAAFDLNAACAGYAYGVAQADALIRSGAAHYALVIGAEKLSDMVDPADRSISFLLGDGAGAVVIGPSEYPGISASVWGSDGRADAVGMNGTLQEYRRGEKEWPTLRQEGQTVFRWAVWDMAKIAKQTLAAAGITADQLAAFIPHQANMRIVDEFAKQLKLPESVVIARDIATTGNTSAASIPLATHRLLEEHPELSGGLALQIGFGAGLVYGAQVVVLP; this is translated from the coding sequence ATGACCCAGCCACAACTCCTGCAGTCGCAGGGCGCCCAATACACCCGCATCCTCGCCGTCGGTGCTGCCCGCGGTGACCTCGTCGTCCCCAATGACGACCTGATCGGTCCGATCGACTCGTCCGACGAGTGGATCCAGCAGCGCACCGGGATCATTACCCGCACCAGGGCCAGCCAGGACGTTCAGGCCGTGGACCTCGCCACGACCGCGGCGCTGGAAGCCATCGAACGCTCCGGCATCGCCCCTGAGCTCATCGACGCCATCATCATCGCCACCATCAGCAACGGTCGCCAGACGCCGTCGATGGCCGCCGTCGTCGCCGAACGCATCGGTGCGGTTCCCGCGGCCGCCTTCGACCTCAACGCCGCCTGCGCCGGCTACGCCTACGGCGTCGCCCAGGCGGATGCCCTCATCCGCTCCGGCGCCGCCCACTATGCGTTGGTCATCGGTGCGGAGAAGCTCTCCGACATGGTCGACCCCGCGGACCGGAGCATCTCGTTCCTGCTCGGCGACGGCGCCGGCGCCGTTGTCATCGGCCCGAGCGAGTACCCCGGCATCTCCGCCTCGGTGTGGGGCTCGGACGGGCGGGCGGACGCCGTCGGCATGAACGGCACCCTGCAGGAATACCGCCGGGGCGAGAAGGAGTGGCCGACACTGCGCCAGGAGGGCCAGACCGTCTTCCGCTGGGCCGTCTGGGACATGGCGAAGATCGCCAAGCAGACCCTCGCAGCCGCCGGTATCACCGCCGATCAACTCGCTGCGTTCATCCCCCACCAGGCGAACATGCGCATCGTCGACGAGTTCGCCAAGCAACTCAAGCTTCCGGAGTCCGTCGTCATCGCCCGCGACATCGCCACGACCGGGAACACCTCGGCCGCGTCGATCCCCCTTGCCACCCACCGCCTGCTCGAGGAACACCCCGAACTCAGCGGAGGTCTTGCCCTGCAGATCGGCTTCGGAGCCGGTCTGGTTTACGGCGCGCAGGTGGTTGTGCTGCCGTAG
- a CDS encoding ACP S-malonyltransferase, producing the protein MIVVVCPGQGSQTPGFLEPWLQNPAYADQLRAMSEQSATDLVTAGTTADAETIRDTAIAQPLIVAAGILALNALFSDGRRAAIGGIAGHSVGEITAAAGAGVLSATDALTFVGERGRAMKAAAALTPTAMSAVLGGDEAELLARLDELGLEPANFNGGGQIVVAGAREALAALAADPPAKSRVVPMQVAGAFHTRYMRPAVAHLTDIATGLRPRDPSLPLWTNHDGSTVAEGSRFVDLLVGQVSSPVRWDLCMQSFADAGVTGIIEVTPAGALVGLAKRALRGIPSVAIKTPDDLPAAYALIDHQA; encoded by the coding sequence ATGATTGTTGTCGTCTGTCCCGGTCAGGGCTCACAAACGCCCGGATTCCTCGAACCGTGGTTGCAGAATCCGGCCTATGCCGACCAGTTGCGGGCCATGTCGGAGCAGTCCGCCACCGACCTCGTCACGGCCGGCACCACCGCCGACGCCGAGACGATCCGCGACACCGCGATCGCCCAGCCCCTCATCGTGGCCGCCGGGATTCTTGCCTTGAACGCCCTCTTCTCCGATGGCCGCCGAGCAGCAATCGGAGGCATCGCCGGGCACTCCGTCGGCGAGATCACCGCCGCCGCCGGGGCCGGTGTGCTCAGCGCCACCGACGCGCTCACGTTCGTCGGTGAGCGCGGGCGCGCCATGAAGGCAGCCGCCGCCCTCACGCCCACCGCGATGAGCGCCGTCCTGGGCGGCGACGAAGCCGAACTCCTGGCCCGACTCGACGAACTCGGCCTCGAGCCGGCCAATTTCAACGGTGGCGGGCAGATCGTGGTCGCCGGAGCGCGTGAGGCGCTCGCCGCCCTCGCCGCCGACCCGCCGGCCAAGAGCCGCGTCGTCCCGATGCAGGTCGCCGGAGCCTTCCACACCCGGTACATGCGCCCCGCCGTGGCACACCTCACCGACATTGCGACCGGCCTGCGCCCCCGAGATCCTTCCCTGCCGCTGTGGACGAATCATGACGGCAGCACTGTCGCGGAGGGGTCGCGTTTTGTCGACCTGCTCGTCGGCCAGGTGTCCTCGCCGGTACGGTGGGACCTGTGCATGCAGTCGTTTGCCGACGCCGGAGTGACCGGAATCATCGAGGTCACACCGGCCGGCGCACTCGTCGGACTGGCCAAGCGCGCCCTGCGGGGCATCCCGAGCGTGGCCATCAAGACCCCCGATGACCTGCCCGCTGCGTACGCACTGATCGACCACCAGGCCTGA
- a CDS encoding CdaR family transcriptional regulator produces the protein MRTISGELSTATLKRLEDTLPWYGDMPPGRRSAVGLVAQAGITSFISWYDDPRSTPWIAADVFGAAPRELLRSVSLQQTLQLIRVTVEVVEERVKDGSETLREAILLYSREIAFGAADVYARAAEARGLWDARLEALVVDSILSGEYDDELPSRIAALGWHGHGEVCVLVGTTPKMLDVDQLRRAARHMTADVLIGVQGNRLVLVIGRAHPATPETDETTHTPPSLSFMEIAMQLEPSFGPGHLVLGHEVPNLVDASKSAKAALAGFAVARSWRNAPRPVQADDLLPERALAGDPLARATLIHRIYRPLQAHSTELLTTLWCYLDNGRSLEATARELFVHPNTVRYRLKRVSDVIGYDATGAREALILQSALIIGSISDHDGSTRRR, from the coding sequence TTGCGCACGATTTCGGGTGAGTTGTCCACGGCGACTCTGAAACGGCTCGAGGACACGCTGCCCTGGTATGGCGATATGCCACCAGGGCGGCGGTCCGCCGTCGGCCTGGTGGCCCAGGCCGGCATCACCTCCTTCATCTCCTGGTACGACGACCCGCGGTCGACACCGTGGATCGCCGCGGACGTCTTCGGAGCCGCCCCCAGGGAGCTGCTCCGCTCGGTGAGCCTGCAGCAGACCCTGCAGCTGATCAGGGTCACGGTCGAGGTCGTCGAAGAGCGCGTCAAAGACGGTTCGGAGACGCTCCGCGAAGCGATCCTGCTGTACTCCCGCGAGATCGCCTTCGGGGCCGCCGATGTCTACGCCCGCGCCGCCGAGGCCAGGGGTCTCTGGGACGCCAGGCTCGAGGCCCTGGTCGTCGACTCCATTCTCAGTGGTGAGTACGACGACGAACTGCCCAGCAGGATCGCGGCCCTCGGCTGGCACGGCCACGGTGAGGTGTGTGTGCTGGTCGGCACGACGCCGAAAATGCTCGACGTCGACCAGCTGCGCCGGGCTGCACGACACATGACAGCTGACGTGCTCATCGGCGTGCAGGGCAACCGGCTGGTGCTGGTCATCGGCCGCGCCCACCCGGCCACCCCGGAGACCGACGAGACCACCCACACGCCCCCGTCGCTCAGCTTCATGGAGATCGCGATGCAGCTCGAGCCCAGCTTCGGGCCCGGCCACCTGGTGCTCGGCCACGAGGTTCCCAACCTCGTCGACGCCTCGAAGAGCGCCAAGGCAGCCCTGGCCGGCTTCGCCGTCGCGCGGTCCTGGCGAAACGCGCCCAGGCCGGTACAGGCCGATGACCTGCTTCCCGAACGGGCCCTGGCCGGCGATCCGCTCGCTCGTGCCACGCTCATCCACCGGATCTATCGCCCGTTGCAGGCGCATTCCACCGAACTCCTCACCACACTGTGGTGCTACTTGGACAACGGCCGGTCTCTCGAAGCGACCGCGCGGGAACTGTTCGTGCACCCCAACACAGTGCGCTATCGCCTCAAGCGCGTGTCGGACGTGATCGGCTACGACGCCACCGGCGCCAGGGAGGCGCTGATCCTGCAGTCCGCTCTCATCATCGGTTCGATCAGCGACCACGACGGCTCGACCCGTCGCCGCTGA